TTCCCGCCCGACGTGGAAGCGTGGGAATGTTCGGGCACTCCCGTGGACTGCGTAAAATTGGCCAAGCACGTCGTGCTCAAAGGCCGCAGTATTGACCTATGCGTGTCAGGCATCAACCACGGCAGCAACGCCTCCATCAACATCATCTACTCCGGCACGCTCTCAGCTGCCATGGAGGCCTCACTTGAAGGCATCAAGAGCATTGGGTTTTCACTCGACGATTTTAGTTTCGACGCAGACTTCAGCCCCTCCAAACCCTGGGTCAGGAAAGTAATGGAGCACGCCCTCCAACATCCCTTCAAACATGGCAACTTGCTGAATGTCAACATTCCCAAACTGCCTGCCGAACAAATTCGCGGCCTGCGGGTGTGCCGTCAGGCAGATGCGCGTTGGGTGGAAAAATTCATGGAAGGACGCGACCCCAGCGGCCAGCCATACTACTGGCTCACAGGCGAGTTCGTGAACGAAGACAATGCCGACGACACCGATATCTGGGCCTTGCAAAACGGATTCATCTCGGTGGTGCCTTCCATGCACGACCTGACGAACTACAAGGCCATGAAAGAGTTGAAAGTGCTGGAACACGGCACACCCGTCAGAGAAATGCCCTCGCTGGCATAAGTTTGTTATTTTCAAAACCACTCACTCCGTCATCTGTTTCGCCACAAAACGAACACAACACAATGGCTCACGCAAATCATACCCTTATCCATGCCCTCCGTGAAACCGCACAACGCCTCCGCGACGGAGCGCCGTACGCTTGGGGACATCACGGGCAGTGCAATTGTGGCAACCTCGCACAAGTCGCCACCGCTTTTTCTGCGGAAGAAATTCAGGCCTTTGCACTTGCCAGCGCCGGCGAATGGACAGAAATCGCCGAAAATCACTGTCAAATAACCGGGGCACCTGTTGATTTGATAGTACAAAAACTGATGGAACTTGGCCTTACGCCCACCGATATTCACCATCTCGAATATCTCGACGACCGAGCGGTGTTGCGGCACCTCCCCGGCGGATTCAGGTGGCTGCGACGCAACAGCCGCAAAGACGCGGTTGACTACTTCGAAGCCTTTGCGGATTTGCTCGAAAACAAAATGCTCGACATGATGGTGGAGCACAATCTCGCCGAGCTCACCGAAAAAGAATGCGCGGTGGAAATGGCCTAACCGCTACTTTTGCCCCCTCATTTTTCATGCAAGCACCATGTCAAGCATAATTCATACCCTTCAAAACACCGTCGCTCAGGCCGTTGAAAAACTCTATGGCGAAGCCACCGAACCCTCAAAAGTGCAGGTGAACAACACCCCGCCCGATTTCACGGGCGATTATTCGGTCGTTGTTTTCCCTTTTGTGAAAATTGCCAAAAAAGCGCCCGACGCGACGGCGGTCGAGATTGGCGAGTATTTGCAAAAAAATGTAGCGGAGGTAAAATCCTTCAACGTCGTCAAAGGCTTTTTGAACCTCGAAATCAGCGACACTTACTGGCAGCAATTCCTGCAATCCATTTCCGCGAACGCCGACTTTGGCCGCCAACCGCGCAACGGACGCAAGGTGATGGTCGAGTTCTCCTCTCCCAACACGAACAAGCCCCTGCATCTCGGCCACATTCGCAACATCCTGCTCGGCTGGTCCTGTTCGCGGATATTGGAAGCCGTTGGTTATGAGGTCATTAAAACCCAAATCGTCAACGACCGTGGCGTGGCAATCTGCAAAAGTATGCTCTCTTGGCAAAAATGGGGAGCCGGTAAAACACCCGAAAACACAGGCATCAAACCTGACCATTTCGTAGGCGATTGGTACGTCCTTTTCGAGCAAAAAACCAAAGCCGAGTACGACGCATGGCAACAAACCGAAGAGGCAAAACGCATTTTTGAAACAAAGAAAAAGCCCAACCAAGGAGAAAAAGAATTTTTCAAGGAATACAAAAACAAGTGGTTCAACGACCACTCCACGCTTGGGGCAGAAGTGCGCGAGATGCTCCTAAAATGGGAAGCCCACGCTCCCGACACCCTCGCGCTTTGGAAAAAAATGAATGGCTGGGTGTATGAGGGTTTTGAACAGACCTACAACGACTTGGGCGTCTCGTTCGACAAGCTCTATTACGAGAGCGACACTTATCTCCTCGGCAAAGACATCGTGGAAGAGGGCCTGTCGAAAGGCGTTTTTTTCAAAAAAGACGACGGCTCGGTGTGGGTTGACCTGACCGATGCCGG
This genomic interval from Saprospiraceae bacterium contains the following:
- the surE gene encoding 5'/3'-nucleotidase SurE → MNKRPLILVTNDDGIVAPGIRVLVEIASALGDVVVVAPDSPQSGQGHAITIHDPLRLKKVNLFPPDVEAWECSGTPVDCVKLAKHVVLKGRSIDLCVSGINHGSNASINIIYSGTLSAAMEASLEGIKSIGFSLDDFSFDADFSPSKPWVRKVMEHALQHPFKHGNLLNVNIPKLPAEQIRGLRVCRQADARWVEKFMEGRDPSGQPYYWLTGEFVNEDNADDTDIWALQNGFISVVPSMHDLTNYKAMKELKVLEHGTPVREMPSLA
- a CDS encoding arginine--tRNA ligase; this translates as MSSIIHTLQNTVAQAVEKLYGEATEPSKVQVNNTPPDFTGDYSVVVFPFVKIAKKAPDATAVEIGEYLQKNVAEVKSFNVVKGFLNLEISDTYWQQFLQSISANADFGRQPRNGRKVMVEFSSPNTNKPLHLGHIRNILLGWSCSRILEAVGYEVIKTQIVNDRGVAICKSMLSWQKWGAGKTPENTGIKPDHFVGDWYVLFEQKTKAEYDAWQQTEEAKRIFETKKKPNQGEKEFFKEYKNKWFNDHSTLGAEVREMLLKWEAHAPDTLALWKKMNGWVYEGFEQTYNDLGVSFDKLYYESDTYLLGKDIVEEGLSKGVFFKKDDGSVWVDLTDAGHDQKLVLRSDGTSVYITQDLGTAQMRHAELGCERYVYVVADEQNYHFQVLFEILKRLGEPYAEGLHHLSYGLVELPTGRMKTREGTVVDADDLIAEVIRLANEQASERGEIEGVSPAERQENLRRVGMGALKFFIVKVHPHKKMIFNPEESVDLQGQTGPYIQYSYVRINGLMQRVEKEKVDLSKTSAYGDIQPQEKELLVALHDYPNVVLKAAEGYDPSLVANFCYDLAKKYHRFWHDLSIFNADTAEAKAFRLTLSRSVGQVLKSGMGLLGVEMPERM